The Methylomicrobium lacus LW14 genome window below encodes:
- a CDS encoding class I SAM-dependent methyltransferase yields the protein MDRQMEPELMEDPVQVKAYAEADFEIPHQQFIDRLQEFVAEPDFNGAALDLGCGPGDICVRFAKAFPLSTLDAVDGSEAMLEYAKTFTAPIKDRIRLIHGRLPFVILPQQFYAIILSNSLLHHLPDPLALWQTIKRYAKPGTRVAVMDLLRPASREAAAALVETYASHEAEILRRDFYHSLLAAFTLEEIEAQLRETELPLRIEQISDRHVFIKGIIS from the coding sequence ATGGATAGACAAATGGAGCCCGAATTGATGGAAGACCCGGTGCAGGTGAAGGCCTATGCCGAAGCCGATTTCGAGATTCCGCATCAGCAATTCATCGACCGCCTGCAAGAGTTTGTCGCCGAACCGGACTTTAACGGCGCCGCGCTCGATCTGGGCTGCGGGCCGGGCGACATCTGCGTGCGTTTCGCCAAAGCCTTTCCGCTCAGCACGCTCGATGCGGTCGACGGTTCCGAGGCGATGCTCGAATATGCAAAAACCTTCACCGCCCCGATCAAAGACCGAATCCGCCTGATCCACGGCCGCCTGCCCTTTGTCATATTACCGCAACAATTTTATGCGATCATATTGAGCAACAGCTTATTGCATCATTTACCCGACCCACTGGCTCTGTGGCAAACGATCAAACGCTACGCTAAACCGGGCACCCGCGTCGCCGTGATGGATTTACTGCGCCCCGCTTCCCGCGAGGCGGCAGCGGCATTGGTCGAGACTTATGCCAGCCATGAGGCGGAGATTTTACGGCGCGATTTTTACCATTCGCTGCTGGCCGCCTTCACCCTCGAAGAAATCGAAGCGCAGCTCAGGGAGACCGAGCTGCCGCTCCGCATCGAGCAAATCAGCGACCGTCACGTTTTTATCAAAGGCATTATTTCCTAA
- a CDS encoding 1-aminocyclopropane-1-carboxylate deaminase/D-cysteine desulfhydrase, producing the protein MQTTPHSDLLRLEHSFHPSTLDKISDPVLEAQQIELWIKRDDQLHPIISGNKWRKLKFILNHALELGSDTLISMGGFYSNHLHALAYAGKELGLKTIGLVRGEQPQDLSPTLEDCRNWGMELRFVSRSDYRRLRQYRESFDLPGISPGQYWLPEGGAQSLALQGVAELVEEIDIPFDVLCLPCGTGTTLAGCIAALDGAKTALGFAALKNADFLTRDVERLLPKPYTNWQINQNYHCGGFAKTTPELLEFIRTFELIQRIPLEPVYTGKMLYGLYDMIAKGEFTPGLRIIAVHTGGLQGRRGFNAI; encoded by the coding sequence ATGCAGACCACTCCGCATTCCGACCTGCTAAGACTCGAACACAGTTTTCATCCTTCTACCCTGGATAAAATTAGCGATCCTGTCTTGGAAGCGCAGCAAATTGAATTGTGGATCAAGCGGGACGATCAATTGCATCCCATAATCTCCGGCAACAAATGGCGCAAGCTGAAATTCATCCTGAATCACGCGCTCGAATTGGGCTCGGATACGCTGATCAGCATGGGCGGTTTCTATTCGAACCACTTGCATGCCTTGGCCTATGCGGGCAAAGAACTGGGGCTTAAAACCATCGGCCTTGTTCGGGGCGAACAGCCGCAGGACTTAAGCCCTACCTTAGAGGACTGCCGGAACTGGGGGATGGAGCTGCGTTTCGTCTCGCGCAGCGATTACCGGCGGCTCAGGCAATACCGTGAATCTTTCGACCTGCCGGGCATCAGCCCAGGACAATACTGGCTGCCGGAAGGCGGCGCGCAGTCCTTGGCGCTGCAAGGCGTCGCCGAACTGGTCGAAGAAATCGACATCCCCTTCGATGTGCTGTGCCTGCCCTGCGGCACCGGGACGACCTTGGCGGGCTGCATCGCCGCGCTGGACGGCGCGAAAACGGCGCTCGGTTTTGCGGCGCTCAAAAACGCGGACTTTTTGACGCGCGATGTGGAAAGGTTGTTGCCCAAGCCTTACACTAACTGGCAGATCAATCAGAATTATCATTGCGGCGGCTTCGCGAAAACGACGCCCGAATTGCTCGAATTCATCCGCACTTTTGAATTAATTCAGCGAATCCCGCTCGAACCGGTTTACACGGGAAAAATGCTTTACGGCTTGTACGATATGATCGCCAAGGGTGAGTTTACGCCGGGCCTGCGCATCATCGCGGTGCATACCGGCGGCTTGCAGGGCAGGCGCGGATTCAACGCCATCTAA